GTCTCTTCAAGTCTTGAAGGTCAATGAAGCAGGCGTTGAAGGCGTCCTTGAGCACCAGCGACCGGCCCTTAACGAGGAGAGACTGAAGTACCATGCGGCACTCAGTGTAAACATCCGCGTCGTTCAGCATCGCAGCGTCGAAGTCCTCAGCCGCGCTAGGGCTGCCAGCCACGTGCGTCGCCATCTTGGACACGATCTGCATGCCAGGAGGTGTGCGTCGACCTGCGGAAATCTTCTCTTGCAGCTGACGGAGAAACAGTGCTTTTCGAGAAAGCGATGCCTCGGCCCGTGTCCTGCGATGGACGTGGAAGTTGTGCACCTCCAGCCCAGGGGTGTTCATGCTCACCACCTTCATACGTGtcacctccatcgcctcgAAGCAGCGCCCCCTGATGGTATCCTGGAGGTACTCGTTCAGGATAGCGTGGTAGTAGTGCCTCTCGCGCATCTCAAACACGGCACTCTCACATTCGGCTGCAAACTGCTCGCGCTGCTCCGGAGTCAGGAAAGCCTCGAGAGGAACATCAGCGTCCTTTTCACTCATCGCCTTCGCCCACAGCTCACGCACGCGGGACAGCTCGCGGAGGAGAGCCCCTCGCTCAGGCGCCACGTCGCTTGCTTGTGGAGCAGTCGCCTCGTCCTCAGCAGGGCCCAGTCGCGCTCCCACCACGTGCGTCCACTCCGGCTCCTGCCACGAGGCTTGGGCATCTTGCGCCTTCAACGCAACACACTGCAACACTCCATCATTGCCGCCGCAgaccacctcctctccggcgtcagcgatggccgccgtcgtgaTACCACCGCAGAACGAGGAGCGTGCGGCGTGAATCCAGAGCGCCTTGCGCTTTTCACGCGAGGGGGGGATCGGGGTCATTTGCACCTGGTACGGCGTCAAATCCCGcgcggcgatgctgccgtCCCGGCCACACGAAATCACTGTTGCATCGTTAAGACGCAGGAGGCaactgccaccgctgctgtggtcgTGGATGAGAAACAGAGGCCGTGAGACCTTTACGTCACCCTCGCGTTGGCGGTCGAGCGTGTACACCTTGGAGTCGTGGTCTGCCGAGTGTACAAAGAGGTTGAGCACGTCAGGGGTGGCGTAGCACACGAGTGCATCCGTGATTGGAAAGTCGAGCCGCCACGACTTGCGCACAAGCGCTTCGGCAGGGTGCGTTGtcacggcgtcgccgtcgtccggCGCCTCCATGAGGAAGGCGTCACCATTTTCGCACACGACAAGCAGACTCGTCTCCGACGGTACCCACCTTGCCAACGAGATAGACGCAAGAAGAGTGGCACGTACAATGCCACGATCCTCCACGCTGTCACCACCGCAGCTCAAAAACCGTACGGCATCTCGACTACAGCATGCCAACGCGCCACAACCATCCGCCTCGACAAAAATAGGAGTGCACTCCAAGCACTTGTAGATCCACGCCTCTTTCCCACCCATGCAGTCAAAGCAGACTACAGTGGCATCCTCGAACAGGATCGCAATCTGAGAAGAGCTAAGCAGGCACGCATGCACCGCCGGCCCCCGCGCTCCGCAAGGGGCGAAAACCTTCACAGTGTTCCTCTCGTAGAGGGCCACGCTGCCATCTCGCAACACCCACGCTACCAAGGTCCCACCGTTTACAGAAAGGCACCTGAGTGTAGAGGCCTCCATCCAGCCCTtcacgaggcgcagcgcagcatctCCGCGGCTGGTCGCAGTCGGCACTGCCACCGCGAGCAAGCCTGTCTGcgtgctcagcagcagctcgccccCGCTCGTCGTAGCGATGCGACTTGTGCAGGAAGGCAGGCAACCGAGGGAGAGGCTGCGACAGGTACCGTCAGCCAGGTTGACAGAGAGCAAGCCCCCTGAGCGCGTGAAGATGAAAGCAGTGTCGTCCAGCGCAagcatcgccgctgcgcccccTGCCGCTGGGGCTTCGCAGAGCTCGCGGGATGTCTGGCTGTCGTGCGAGTACACATGCACGGACCCTTCCTTCGTGGCGTAGCACACCATGTTCAGCCCtgaggcgcacgcactctCTACGTGCGCCTCGACGAAGAGGCACTTCTGAAAGCTTTTGCCGTCCTCCCCGCGCGAGTAGCCCACAATGCCGTCGTTTCTGCATATGGCGAAGCGCACAACCGCTTCCTCAAGACCGCCAGCGAGTAGCGACTTTGGCTCTCCGCTCTGCTGGAGAGGGACGCGGTCGGCGAAAGTGTAAGCACTGTTTCGCGTGCCTCGGCGAAAAACTGTCACGGCAGTGTCAGGAACCGTAGCAAGAACAAAAAGCTCCGTCCCATCAGCAGAAAACACGATGTCTGCGACACCTACAGAGATTTCTGTTTCAGTGCAGCCGAGGTTATGCAGGGAAGTGACATCGAAGAAATGCAGCGCAACCCGCAGTCGCTTCTCCGTCACACACAGCACGCCGGCCGAACTGATTGCGATTTTGTCAATCGAGTACTTCCCACTGGGAAATGGAAGCCAAAGGTGCTCACCGCCATTCTCCACGACGACCACACCATTGTCAGCCGGAACGAAGACGCGACTGTCATGTGCTGCAAATGCAGCTGGTTTGCTGCAGCCGATTACTCGTGCAAAGCTTTGTATCATCCCTGTGCATGCGCCTTGCTGCAAAGCCATACAAACAGTGAGgcctcttttcctttttgtcCACCCATCCCCGAGCATAGAGTGAAAGCAATGGCAGAACAAAAGAGAAGAGTATTAACGGTACACAACGAACACGGAATGCAGGAAATAAAGTGCTTTCTTCCGCCGCTCATCGCCGTGACAGGTGGGAGTACGGACACGACGAAAAAAGTCCGTCCCATGACCGAGTGGATTGTCTGTGCACTCGCTCGTGCAAGAGAAAGCACCAGCCGTCTTTACAGGACTGAGTTGCTGCAGGCAGCAAAGCCCCTCAGCGCCATTgtcagcagcgcgtgcagcgaACAGGTTGTTCCCTGAGCATGGTCGATTTTGCGCGATGCATCGCCATCATAATTCATTGAGTGCTCTCGATTCACGCCATTCGAAGCACCACTATACATgcacgtatatatatatatatatacgaaCAGATACAGAGAGCCAGAAACCAAGCGGGGTGAGTGGCACGTGATGTATAACATCTGGATACCACAGTAGCCCCCTACCTTCCTTTTCCCTCACTCATCCACATTTGCAACTCATCAGCCAACCTTTACATGCCAAGCCTCATCGCCACTAACACAGTTACCTAAGAGAGACGCGAGAGCTGTGGGcacgtggcgcagctcaCAGGAGAAGCAAAGGGTAGCCAGAACAGGACAACGAGAACAGAAGGAACATTGCACGTCGTAAGCAGTGAGATCGTGATGGCTGTACAACCCTGTAATTCAGCCTTCACCAGAGGCTGCTGTATGTACCGAGCACATCGCgccaaaaagaaaaaaaaaagcagtcCTCGTGGTTCCCTTGCACCGTCACGCAACGCCGAGGCCGCACTGAATCGCGTGAATCCACTCCTCCATGTTCTCTAGCGACGCAGCTTCAAACCACATCGACTTGCCGCTCGTCGTATGAAGCGCAAAGACGTGCTCGCGCTTCGCCGTACTCACAGGGACCGGGCACACACTCTGAATGTGCTCCAGACTCAGTGCCTTTCCCTCGGTGTCGGACTCCTTGTCAGACATAATAAAGTGACCCTTCTGCACCTGGAGGTACCGCCTCTTCCATGAGTGGTTGTCACCGCCCTTCAGCTTGTTCAGGTACCCGGAGAAAAAGACATCCTTGTTGATCTGACCGACAGTGGTGCTCTTTGGCACCTCCACAGACTCACTAGACAGGATCTCTGTTACGTGCTGCATCAGCGCATCCTTTACCTCGTTCTCAATCCGCGAATTCTTCTTCATCGTATGCATGAAGACCTTCAGACCCTCCCGCACGTAGGGGAACCGGAAAATGTCCCGCACGctcggccgctgcgccgcatcacAGACAAGGATCTTGCGGACCACATCCCTAAAGTCGCCCGAGTACACCTCGGGGAGCGGCTCGTAGTCTCCACTGAGCACTTTCGCCATGAGACCCTTCATGTTAGTGGAGGTAAATGGGCGCTTCAGTGCCATGATTTCGTACAGGAGAACACCCAGTGACCACACGTCTGCCTTTTTGCTGTAGCGTTGGTTGTTCCACAGCTCCGGCGCAAGGTAGTACGGTGTTCCACAGAAGGTGTTTGCCACGACTCCGGACACGGTGTCATCGTACTGGTGACTGAACCCGAAGTCACCAATCTTGATCAGACCAGTCGAGGTAAGGAGCACATTGGCTCCCTTGATGTCACGGTGCAGCATCTTGTGACCGTGGATATGAT
This genomic stretch from Leishmania mexicana MHOM/GT/2001/U1103 complete genome, chromosome 30 harbors:
- a CDS encoding putative protein kinase translates to MSAFSSVLGAPGVTGDVKYVKKKLIGTGSYGEAWLVERVSDKAIFVAKTMDLGKMSSRDRTYAYSEIKCLASCHHPNIIKYIEDKEDNEHLLIVMEFADSGDLDRQIKARATDFKHFQEHEALFLFLQLCLALDHIHGHKMLHRDIKGANVLLTSTGLIKIGDFGFSHQYDDTVSGVVANTFCGTPYYLAPELWNNQRYSKKADVWSLGVLLYEIMALKRPFTSTNMKGLMAKVLSGDYEPLPEVYSGDFRDVVRKILVCDAAQRPSVRDIFRFPYVREGLKVFMHTMKKNSRIENEVKDALMQHVTEILSSESVEVPKSTTVGQINKDVFFSGYLNKLKGGDNHSWKRRYLQVQKGHFIMSDKESDTEGKALSLEHIQSVCPVPVSTAKREHVFALHTTSGKSMWFEAASLENMEEWIHAIQCGLGVA